One Euphorbia lathyris chromosome 1, ddEupLath1.1, whole genome shotgun sequence DNA segment encodes these proteins:
- the LOC136201201 gene encoding cytochrome P450 98A2-like, producing MDLILVPISISFFICSLITYKLYQWRLRYNLPPGPYPLPFIGNLHTIEPDRADCFQKWSTTYGPIISVWFGSTLNVIVSSSQLAKEVLKDKDDKLANRHRNKLTDMITQNGKDLSWADYTPSYVNLRKICALELFTSSRIEAIRSIREDEVKTMIQSIFTASNKHHLVVRNYVGLATFNIITRMVLGKKFSSKGMEFKEIAAEELKLGAIMNLLEYIPGLIWLRKKAFSDHKSRRDGLIQAIIDEHKTGKSKHGFVDALLNEIDEETMRGLIWDLITAGIDTTAITVEWGMAEIMRNPRVQCKIQEELDSVIGLNRTMSESDISKLSYLECFVKEVLRLHPPTPLMLPHKASEDVKVGGYDIPKGTIVCVNVRAIGTDPNNWEDPSEFRPERFLEEDVDLKGSDFRVLPFGAGRRMCPAAQLSVNLVASMIGHLCHHFRWRPPFGVLPEEIDMSGTPALVNYIRTPLLGVPKVRLQAHLYNHISNSTSSFIY from the coding sequence ATGGATTTGATTCTAGTaccaatttcaatttcatttttcatATGCAGCTTAATCACTTACAAGCTGTACCAATGGCGCCTAAGATACAATCTCCCACCAGGTCCTTATCCGCTTCCATTCATAGGAAACCTTCACACAATAGAACCAGACAGAGCCGATTGCTTTCAGAAATGGTCAACTACTTATGGTCCCATAATATCCGTCTGGTTCGGGTCAACCTTAAACGTCATAGTTTCATCTTCTCAACTCGCAAAAGAAGTACTTAAAGACAAAGATGATAAATTAGCAAACAGGCACAGAAACAAACTAACCGACATGATTACTCAAAATGGAAAAGACCTCTCCTGGGCTGATTATACCCCTTCTTATGTCAATCTCAGAAAAATCTGTGCTCTTGAGCTTTTCACTAGTAGCAGAATCGAAGCAATTAGATCCATCAGAGAAGACGAAGTTAAAACCATGATTCAATCCATTTTTACTGCCTCAAATAAACACCATTTGGTAGTCCGAAACTACGTCGGATTAGCTACATTCAATATCATTACAAGAATGGTACTCGGAAAGAAATTTTCGAGCAAAGGTATGGAGTTTAAGGAAATAGCAGCGGAGGAGTTAAAGCTCGGAGCAATTATGAATTTACTTGAATACATTCCAGGGCTTATCTGGCTACGAAAAAAGGCGTTTTCGGATCATAAATCGCGTCGAGACGGACTAATTCAAGCCATCATCGACGAGCACAAGACTGGTAAATCAAAGCATGGTTTCGTTGATGCATTGCTGAATGAGATTGATGAGGAAACGATGAGAGGGCTAATTTGGGATCTGATAACGGCAGGAATAGATACAACTGCGATTACAGTTGAATGGGGGATGGCTGAGATTATGAGAAATCCGAGAGTGCAATGTAAGATTCAGGAAGAGCTAGACAGTGTGATCGGATTGAACCGGACAATGTCGGAATCGGACATAAGTAAGTTGAGTTACTTGGAATGTTTTGTTAAGGAAGTGTTGAGATTGCACCCTCCAACTCCGCTAATGCTGCCACATAAGGCGAGTGAGGATGTTAAGGTTGGAGGGTATGATATTCCTAAAGGGACTATTGTATGTGTAAATGTTAGAGCAATTGGGACTGATCCGAACAACTGGGAAGATCCGTCGGAGTTTCGGCCGGAGAGGTTTTTGGAGGAAGATGTGGACTTGAAAGGAAGTGATTTTAGGGTGTTGCCGTTTGGAGCGGGGAGAAGGATGTGCCCGGCAGCTCAGCTCAGTGTTAATTTGGTTGCCTCGATGATCGGACATTTGTGCCACCATTTTAGGTGGAGGCCGCCGTTCGGTGTCCTGCCGGAGGAGATTGACATGTCAGGTACCCCAGCGCTTGTGAATTATATAAGGACACCGTTACTAGGGGTGCCTAAAGTAAGGCTACAAGCTCACTTATACAACCATATATCCAACTCTACCTcaagttttatttattaa